In Candidatus Nomurabacteria bacterium, a genomic segment contains:
- the dnaN gene encoding DNA polymerase III subunit beta: MKFSCTQENLIRGLTIVSRAVGKNAALPILGNILLTAESTGIRLSATNLEIGVTCMVRAKVETPGAYTIQGRLLHDFVNLLSNVRIDIELREEGLHITTGETTTTMKGIAADEFPVIPSVEEKSITKAATNDLRQALTQVLFAAANDNSRPEINGIYVKIENNNMVLAATDSYRLAERKININASGDTRAVIVPSRALQEVVRILDTEENEMSIILGENQILFRIGDIELVSRLIEGQYPEYQEIIPKEHLTTATFSVEALSRQVRAASLFCKTGINDITLAFVAGKGVTIEAANTQVGEHSTHLEGQVDGEGTSILFNYRYLLDGLASMSSEEVQIELTDSDGPGVFRPTNKESYTYLIMPIRQ, from the coding sequence ATGAAATTCTCCTGTACACAAGAAAACCTTATCCGTGGATTAACCATTGTGTCACGAGCTGTAGGAAAGAACGCAGCCTTACCAATTTTAGGAAATATTCTTCTTACCGCGGAGTCAACCGGCATACGTCTATCAGCAACAAATCTTGAAATTGGTGTTACTTGCATGGTCCGAGCAAAAGTAGAAACACCAGGCGCGTATACCATACAGGGTCGACTTCTTCACGACTTTGTGAATCTTTTATCGAATGTACGGATCGATATTGAATTACGTGAAGAGGGTTTACACATCACCACCGGTGAAACAACTACAACCATGAAGGGAATTGCCGCTGATGAATTTCCAGTCATCCCAAGCGTGGAAGAAAAAAGCATAACAAAAGCGGCCACTAACGATTTACGCCAAGCTCTAACTCAAGTGTTATTTGCTGCAGCAAATGATAATTCACGACCCGAGATAAACGGCATCTATGTAAAAATCGAGAATAACAACATGGTGCTGGCTGCTACGGATAGCTATCGTTTAGCCGAGCGAAAGATAAACATTAACGCAAGTGGAGACACGCGAGCGGTTATTGTGCCAAGTCGAGCTCTTCAAGAGGTGGTGCGGATATTAGATACCGAGGAAAATGAAATGAGTATTATATTAGGCGAGAACCAGATACTCTTCCGTATTGGCGATATAGAGCTTGTTTCTCGTCTCATTGAAGGTCAATATCCTGAATACCAAGAGATTATTCCAAAAGAACATCTTACCACTGCCACCTTCTCCGTAGAGGCGCTGAGTCGACAGGTGCGAGCAGCAAGTCTTTTTTGCAAAACTGGGATTAATGATATTACCCTAGCCTTTGTGGCAGGAAAGGGCGTCACCATCGAGGCGGCCAATACGCAAGTTGGTGAGCACTCTACCCACCTCGAAGGACAGGTGGACGGAGAAGGAACAAGCATCTTATTTAACTACCGCTACTTACTTGATGGATTAGCAAGTATGAGTAGTGAAGAGGTGCAGATTGAGTTAACCGATAGTGATGGACCGGGAGTATTTCGTCCGACGAATAAAGAGTCCTACACCTATCTTATTATGCCGATTCGGCAATAA
- the dnaA gene encoding chromosomal replication initiator protein DnaA, producing MTNEQLWQAVLGELELLISRPNFTTWFSNTFVASQDENSVVIGVPNTFTKAWLESKYHESILKAVKSALGSAQVQVSYKVESPSKAPAAQNLQKVAVAETPVAQNVVSDAPSTAKIPENATLNPRYTFGTFITGKSNELAKAACVAVAERPGLIYNPLFIYGGAGLGKTHLMQAIGHQVLAQDSSKRVLYVSSEKFTNEFIRAISKGNGEEFKNRYRGVDVLLVDDIQFLAGKEGTQEEFFHTFNALHQANKQIIITSDRPPKSIPSLENRLVSRFEWGMIADIAQPDLETRIAILDVKCREKNLLLSSEILHYIGTNVQSNIRELEGALNRVVAYQELSGKSLTMDTVKELLSSVTRSTKRGGVTPRQVIEVVADFYELEIADLLGVSRKKELVVPRQIAMYLMREELQSSFPSIGYELGNRDHTTAMHAVTKISGQLREDERLQENLRLILQRLYGSG from the coding sequence ATGACCAATGAACAGCTTTGGCAGGCCGTATTAGGCGAATTAGAACTACTTATTAGCCGACCAAATTTCACTACTTGGTTTAGTAACACTTTTGTTGCGTCCCAAGATGAAAATAGTGTGGTTATCGGGGTTCCTAATACATTTACTAAGGCCTGGTTGGAGAGCAAATACCACGAATCAATACTTAAAGCTGTAAAATCGGCACTTGGATCTGCTCAGGTGCAGGTTTCTTATAAAGTAGAATCACCAAGCAAAGCCCCAGCTGCCCAAAACCTACAAAAAGTAGCCGTGGCTGAGACGCCCGTAGCGCAGAACGTGGTGAGTGATGCCCCGTCCACCGCTAAGATACCAGAAAACGCTACCTTAAATCCTCGCTACACCTTTGGCACCTTCATTACCGGCAAATCCAATGAACTCGCAAAAGCGGCCTGCGTAGCAGTAGCAGAACGACCTGGGTTAATTTATAACCCTTTGTTTATTTATGGGGGTGCTGGCTTAGGTAAAACGCACCTTATGCAGGCAATTGGCCATCAGGTGCTTGCCCAGGACTCTTCGAAGCGTGTGCTCTACGTCTCCTCAGAAAAATTTACTAATGAATTCATTCGCGCTATTAGTAAGGGAAACGGTGAGGAGTTTAAAAATCGCTACCGTGGCGTTGATGTGCTCTTGGTAGACGATATCCAGTTCTTGGCAGGTAAGGAAGGAACTCAAGAAGAGTTTTTTCATACCTTTAATGCGCTCCATCAGGCGAATAAACAAATTATTATTACTTCTGATCGTCCACCAAAATCAATTCCTTCACTAGAAAACCGTCTTGTCTCTCGTTTTGAGTGGGGAATGATTGCGGATATTGCCCAGCCAGACCTAGAAACGCGTATTGCTATCCTGGATGTGAAGTGTCGAGAAAAAAACCTTTTACTTTCTTCTGAAATTTTGCATTACATCGGCACAAATGTACAAAGTAATATTCGTGAACTAGAGGGCGCCCTCAATCGTGTGGTGGCTTACCAAGAGTTAAGCGGTAAATCACTTACCATGGATACAGTAAAAGAGCTACTTTCTTCGGTTACGCGCTCAACAAAACGCGGTGGTGTTACTCCGCGGCAGGTTATTGAAGTAGTGGCTGATTTTTACGAGCTTGAAATCGCTGATCTCCTTGGGGTGAGCCGTAAGAAAGAATTGGTAGTCCCCCGACAAATTGCTATGTATCTTATGCGTGAGGAGCTTCAAAGCTCTTTCCCGAGTATTGGTTATGAGTTAGGTAATCGGGATCACACGACTGCTATGCATGCGGTAACAAAAATTTCTGGTCAGCTGCGTGAGGATGAGCGCCTTCAGGAAAACCTGCGCTTGATTCTTCAGCGTCTCTACGGCTCAGGATAA
- the rpmH gene encoding 50S ribosomal protein L34, with the protein MPKRTYQPKKRKRAKTHGFLARKRTKTGRRVVQRRRRKGRARLAQ; encoded by the coding sequence ATGCCTAAGCGTACCTATCAACCAAAAAAGCGAAAAAGAGCAAAAACACACGGCTTTTTGGCGCGGAAACGAACAAAGACCGGACGACGAGTGGTGCAACGACGCCGACGTAAGGGTCGGGCTCGTTTAGCGCAATAA
- the rnpA gene encoding ribonuclease P protein component: MLPAAARLRKEQDVQRVRRFGRQARTTHLAVRVAKSSVKGPRLTVVVAKRVDKRATVRNSIKRKIRAQLQELYPKLLTHCDILISTQPSTKNCTSSDLRADLEFLFRRLRLFHS, translated from the coding sequence ATGTTGCCGGCAGCTGCTCGCCTCCGCAAGGAGCAAGACGTACAACGGGTACGGCGTTTTGGTCGTCAGGCTCGAACTACCCACCTGGCGGTAAGGGTGGCGAAAAGCTCAGTAAAAGGTCCCCGCCTCACCGTGGTTGTGGCAAAACGGGTAGATAAGCGAGCAACAGTGCGTAATAGTATAAAGCGAAAAATCAGAGCGCAGCTGCAAGAGCTCTATCCCAAACTTTTAACTCACTGTGATATCCTCATAAGTACCCAGCCCTCAACAAAGAATTGCACAAGCAGTGATTTGCGGGCTGATCTCGAATTCCTATTTCGACGCTTACGACTTTTTCACTCATGA
- the yidD gene encoding membrane protein insertion efficiency factor YidD, with translation MTSISIFLIRAYQRSLSPDHGWLRARYPYGYCRFHPTCSMYAIEALQRHGFFRGTYLAVRRLLRCHPFHEPSIDPVPKSQQ, from the coding sequence ATGACGAGTATTAGCATCTTCCTTATACGAGCCTACCAGCGGAGTCTTTCGCCTGACCATGGATGGTTGCGCGCACGCTATCCTTATGGATACTGCCGATTTCACCCAACCTGTTCTATGTATGCCATTGAAGCTCTTCAGCGGCATGGTTTTTTCCGTGGTACATACTTAGCAGTTCGTCGCCTGCTACGTTGTCATCCTTTTCACGAACCTAGTATTGATCCAGTTCCTAAATCACAGCAATGA
- a CDS encoding membrane protein insertase YidC, giving the protein MNIIDILLFNPLFNGLIGTYHILPGQDMGVAIIVLTIVVRGILAYPSAKSIKAQRELQLIQPKLEALKEQYKDNKEQMGQKLMEFYKEHKVNPFSSCLPTLIQLPIIFVLYRVFINGLALDPETGTLVAHQIDRLYGSLHTIYATTPIHTTAFGFLDLTAPHNILLALVTGALQFWQSRMLVARQAPIKSKGARDENMAASMSKQMMYIFPLITAYFAYLFPAGLALYWLTSTLFQVVQQYILFRRVHPSKELDDLTASQT; this is encoded by the coding sequence ATGAACATCATCGACATCCTTCTCTTTAATCCACTCTTTAACGGGCTCATTGGTACCTATCATATTTTGCCAGGGCAAGATATGGGAGTGGCGATTATTGTGTTAACCATAGTAGTGCGTGGGATTTTGGCGTATCCCTCAGCCAAGTCAATCAAAGCTCAACGCGAACTGCAGTTGATCCAGCCAAAACTTGAAGCCCTGAAAGAGCAGTACAAAGATAATAAGGAACAGATGGGTCAAAAACTCATGGAGTTTTATAAGGAGCACAAAGTAAATCCTTTTTCATCTTGTTTACCAACACTCATTCAACTTCCCATAATCTTTGTGTTGTATCGAGTGTTTATTAATGGGCTAGCCCTGGACCCAGAAACCGGCACCTTGGTTGCTCATCAAATTGATCGTTTGTATGGCTCCTTGCATACTATTTATGCCACAACGCCAATTCACACGACAGCCTTTGGTTTTTTGGATCTCACGGCACCTCATAATATTTTATTAGCCCTAGTCACTGGCGCCTTGCAGTTTTGGCAATCGAGAATGTTAGTGGCCCGACAAGCGCCAATTAAATCAAAAGGTGCTCGAGACGAAAACATGGCTGCGAGCATGAGCAAGCAGATGATGTATATTTTCCCGCTAATCACAGCGTACTTTGCCTATCTCTTCCCAGCCGGACTTGCGTTGTATTGGCTGACCTCTACGCTTTTCCAAGTTGTGCAGCAGTATATTCTTTTCCGTCGCGTTCATCCATCTAAGGAGCTTGATGACCTCACCGCTTCGCAAACATAG
- a CDS encoding PRC-barrel domain-containing protein — protein MTSPLRKHSLFHLPVETKSGQALGHIDDIELDPMTQQVLRYYVKSGHLVAALLQKELIVAAEQVLSITEEKMVVDDLVLPQADEGIASATSA, from the coding sequence ATGACCTCACCGCTTCGCAAACATAGCCTATTTCATCTACCCGTTGAAACAAAAAGTGGCCAAGCCCTGGGTCACATTGATGATATTGAACTTGATCCGATGACGCAACAAGTTCTTCGGTATTATGTGAAAAGCGGTCATCTAGTTGCCGCGCTTTTGCAAAAAGAGCTCATCGTTGCCGCTGAGCAAGTACTGAGTATTACTGAAGAAAAAATGGTGGTGGATGACCTCGTGCTACCACAAGCTGATGAAGGTATTGCCTCAGCTACGAGCGCCTGA
- the tsaE gene encoding tRNA (adenosine(37)-N6)-threonylcarbamoyltransferase complex ATPase subunit type 1 TsaE, with protein MPTSRHLATPETYYSSSPADTRRFAQKFSRQNLGGTLVLLYGPVGAGKTTFTQALAKSLGVKEPVRSPTFVLVKMYSTLGKKIQRLMHIDAYRLGSFAEVEDLGMSEYLGQKNTVTVVEWPKGKRLEWPQVPTYRITITPKGKMGREISVTKPSGARS; from the coding sequence ATGCCTACGTCAAGACATCTGGCCACCCCAGAAACCTACTACAGCAGCAGTCCGGCTGATACCCGCCGCTTTGCCCAAAAATTCTCCCGCCAAAACCTGGGCGGCACATTAGTCCTGCTTTACGGCCCGGTAGGGGCTGGAAAAACCACCTTTACCCAGGCCCTAGCAAAATCACTTGGGGTAAAGGAGCCGGTCCGTAGCCCCACCTTTGTGCTGGTAAAAATGTATTCAACCCTGGGGAAGAAAATACAACGACTCATGCACATTGATGCCTATCGCCTAGGTAGCTTTGCTGAAGTAGAAGACCTAGGTATGAGTGAATACCTTGGGCAAAAAAATACTGTGACTGTAGTTGAGTGGCCAAAAGGAAAAAGGCTTGAGTGGCCTCAAGTGCCTACCTATCGGATAACCATCACTCCGAAAGGGAAAATGGGGAGGGAAATTAGCGTCACAAAACCATCAGGCGCTCGTAGCTGA